CGAGGGTGAGGCGTACGCCGCCAACCTCCGCCGCGCCGGCGTCGACGTGACCGCGACCCGCTACCTCGGCATCGTCCACGACTTCGTGATGGTCAACAGCCTCCACGAGACCGCGGCCGCGAAGGCCGCGATCGCGCAGGCGGTGGGTGCGCTCCGGGGTGCCTTCGCCGGCTGATCAACCCCGCACAGGAGAGCCCCGGTCAACCCGACCGGGGCTCTCCTGCGTCAGCGGACGATCTTGAAGTTGAAGTTCGCCGTCCCCAACGCGCCCATCAGCCGCAGCCAGACCGGCAGCATCATCTCGGTGCCGCGGGCGGTGGTGATGTCGCCGAGGTCGATCACGTCGGTATGGCCGAACTCCTCGAGCAGTGCGGTGACCGTCGCCTTCGCCGACGCGTCGTCGCCGGAGACGAAGACGCTGGTGCCCTCGGGCAGCAGGTCGGGGCGGACCATCAGGTCGGTGGTCAGGGTGTTGAGCGACTTGACCACCCGCGCGTCCGGGAAGGCGCGCTGGACCTGCTCGCCGAGGGAGTCGGTGTCCTTGACCAGCAGGGTCGGGGGGAAGCCGTTCGAGAAGTCGA
Above is a genomic segment from Nocardioides aromaticivorans containing:
- a CDS encoding NADPH-dependent F420 reductase, producing MKIAVLGTGMVGRTIAGRLDELGHEVVIGTRDPEATRARDDAPTLPLAAVPDAVADAEVVVNATNGTASIAMLSLAGAELLAGKVLLDIANPLDFSNGFPPTLLVKDTDSLGEQVQRAFPDARVVKSLNTLTTDLMVRPDLLPEGTSVFVSGDDASAKATVTALLEEFGHTDVIDLGDITTARGTEMMLPVWLRLMGALGTANFNFKIVR